In Nasonia vitripennis strain AsymCx chromosome 2, Nvit_psr_1.1, whole genome shotgun sequence, a genomic segment contains:
- the LOC103317893 gene encoding uncharacterized protein LOC103317893 isoform X6 — protein sequence MSASLRRSTLIWTSLQFPEATSTATSVSSTWVITAEGCTRDGAQSSSKNPANFLPTFRENERASFRSRQRFPQTRANILRTRRRSMQLASRKRDACQIPIGEKLWPNSKRGSATLRIRSTSSQNRVPQFRRRALLSLADSESSAGSPSPKSRRIVKKHRGRRRPAGRPNLASRAQARLGAKKELAEIERRIAADLDRIRGSLRLEKKSALEEGHSAGGDRQAVSREPERVASGPEGKKLVAEALIISSLGRRLPICLAIGAGELGLDYFRDSRSVRLDELLELARRGLRTKDDERLEQELRDLRQSENERGNAAESSSSTGNHSKSNEHSRHVNITPYKEVSVNNNDPSAASAASAASAAAGAEPLAASFRGKGTRKSKESVYYDDYYDYYESRNAGTGRRLSSLNGLNLRVSGELGYEPSARSARKSADLSDLLAEGREYDVAVQGSLHLHLEDPEDAGAAKSHGRKKKRCSGKKPKRSKREGEARGALRRMGDEKAPRKRIHANAKLVRLSAPEKQGSSRSFWRGDGDGDDESAGATARCGCEATSTAAPPPADFTSVAVDTLEPETGTEGERVRTRTSSPECHCGSTETAARDSTESRTEPSATSSEGTTPGREPGDELQLQREKIARMRNMLEILTFVKKLEQLMAEGGAAPLRVSDDTGGLEIRLEKMYARPGRNRSESPPAAISASPEGAAEALRKHKQPDELQEEPIEAYVEPRPRWNATYARRANKRRKRRASYHAAR from the exons ATGTCAGCGAGCCTCCGCCGCAGCACTCTCATCTGGACGTCATTGCAG TTTCCAGAAGCAACCTCGACTGCAACAAGTGTCTCATCAACGTGGGTTATAACTGCAGAAGGCTGCACAAGG GACGGAGCTCAAAGTAGCTCGAAGAACCCGGCAAACTTCCTCCCAACTTTCCGCGAGAACGAAAGAGCGAGTTTCCGCTCGCGTCAACGATTCCCGCAAACGCGGGCCAACATTCTCCGAACGCGGCGCCGTTCAATGCAGCTCGCTTCTCGGAAAAGGGATGCATGTCAGATACCGATAGGGGAAAAACTCTGGCCGAACTCGAAACGCGGCTCCGCAACTCTACGAATCCGCTCCACTTCCAGCCAGAATCGCGTCCCCCAATTCAGAAGGAGAGCTCTGCTGTCCCTGGCCGACAGCGAATCAAGCGCCGGAAGTCCCTCTCCCAAGTCTCGGAGGATCGTCAAAAAGCATCGAGGCAGGAGACGGCCGGCAGGCCGTCCTAATCTCGCGAGCAGAGCGCAGGCTCGCCTCGGCGCGAAGAAGGAGCTCGCCGAAATCGAGCGTCGAATCGCCGCGGACTTGGACAGGATAAGGGGCTCCTTGAGGCTGGAGAAAAAGTCGGCGCTCGAGGAGGGGCACTCGGCTGGGGGCGATCGGCAAGCGGTCAGCCGCGAACCCGAGCGCGTGGCCTCCGGGCCGGAGGGAAAGAAATTGGTCGCCGAGGCGCTGATAATTTCGAGCCTCGGACGGCGGCTGCCGATCTGCCTGGCGATCGGCGCCGGCGAGCTGGGTCTGGACTACTTTCGCGACTCGAGGAGCGTCCGGCTGGACGAGCTGCTGGAGCTGGCGAGGCGCGGGCTGCGGACGAAGGACGACGAGAGGCTCGAGCAGGAGCTGCGGGATCTGCGCCAATCGGAGAATGAGCGCGGCAACGCTGctgaaagcagcagcagcactggGAATCACTCGAAGAGTAACGAGCACTCGAGGCACGTGAATATTACACCGTACAAGGAGGTTTCGGTGAATAATAACGATCCCTCAGCCGCCTCAGCCGCCTCAGCCGCCTCAGCAGCCGCAGGGGCTGAGCCTCTCGCGGCAAGTTTCCGCGGGAAGGGAACACGTAAATCGAAGGAGAGCGTCTACTACGACGACTATTACGACTACTACGAAAGCAGGAACGCCGGGACGGGAAGAAGGCTGTCCTCGCTCAACGGCCTCAACCTCCGCGTGTCGGGCGAGCTGGGCTACGAGCCGAGCGCGAGGTCGGCGAGAAAGAGCGCCGACCTGAGCGATCTCCTGGCCGAGGGGCGCGAGTACGACGTCGCGGTGCAGGGCAGTCTCCACCTGCACCTGGAGGACCCCGAGGACGCCGGAGCCGCCAAGTCGCATGGCAGGAAGAAGAAGCGCTGCTCCGGCAAGAAGCCCAAGCGCTCGAAGCGCGAGGGGGAGGCGAGGGGAGCGCTGCGGCGCATGGGCGACGAGAAGGCGCCCCGCAAGCGGATCCACGCGAACGCCAAGCTCGTCCGGCTGTCCGCGCCGGAGAAGCAAGGCTCGAGCAGGAGCTTTTGGCGCGGGGacggcgacggcgacgacgagtcCGCCGGGGCTACGGCGAGGTGCGGTTGCGAGGCGACGAGCACTGCCGCGCCGCCTCCGGCCGACTTCACCTCCGTCGCGGTGGACACCCTCGAGCCCGAGACGGGCACGGAGGGGGAGAGGGTGCGCACGAGGACCAGCAGCCCCGAGTGCCACTGCGGCAGCACGGAGACCGCGGCCCGGGACTCGACCGAGTCGCGGACGGAGCCGAGCGCGACGAGCAGCGAGGGGACGACGCCGGGACGAGAGCCGG GTGACGAGCTGCAGCTGCAGAGGGAGAAAATCGCGAGGATGCGGAACATGCTGGAGATCCTGACGTTCGTGAAGAAGCTCGAGCAGCTGATGGCCGAGGGGGGGGCGGCTCCGTTGCGCGTCAGCGACGACACCGGCGGCCTGGAGATCCGGCTGGAGAAGATGTACGCGAGGCCCGGCCGGAACCGCTCGGAATCGCCTCCTGCCGCGATTTCCGCGAGCCCGGAAGGAGCAGCCGAGGCCCTGAGGAAGCACAAGCAGCCGGACGAGCTGCAGGAGGAGCCGATCGAGGCCTACGTGGAGCCGAGGCCTAGGTGGAACGCGACGTACGCGAGGCGCGCGAACAAGAGGCGAAAACGCCGGGCGAGCTACCATGCGGCCCGTTGA
- the LOC103317893 gene encoding uncharacterized protein LOC103317893 isoform X5, protein MIVIPGSATEKCTLATARKFPEATSTATSVSSTWVITAEGCTRDGAQSSSKNPANFLPTFRENERASFRSRQRFPQTRANILRTRRRSMQLASRKRDACQIPIGEKLWPNSKRGSATLRIRSTSSQNRVPQFRRRALLSLADSESSAGSPSPKSRRIVKKHRGRRRPAGRPNLASRAQARLGAKKELAEIERRIAADLDRIRGSLRLEKKSALEEGHSAGGDRQAVSREPERVASGPEGKKLVAEALIISSLGRRLPICLAIGAGELGLDYFRDSRSVRLDELLELARRGLRTKDDERLEQELRDLRQSENERGNAAESSSSTGNHSKSNEHSRHVNITPYKEVSVNNNDPSAASAASAASAAAGAEPLAASFRGKGTRKSKESVYYDDYYDYYESRNAGTGRRLSSLNGLNLRVSGELGYEPSARSARKSADLSDLLAEGREYDVAVQGSLHLHLEDPEDAGAAKSHGRKKKRCSGKKPKRSKREGEARGALRRMGDEKAPRKRIHANAKLVRLSAPEKQGSSRSFWRGDGDGDDESAGATARCGCEATSTAAPPPADFTSVAVDTLEPETGTEGERVRTRTSSPECHCGSTETAARDSTESRTEPSATSSEGTTPGREPGDELQLQREKIARMRNMLEILTFVKKLEQLMAEGGAAPLRVSDDTGGLEIRLEKMYARPGRNRSESPPAAISASPEGAAEALRKHKQPDELQEEPIEAYVEPRPRWNATYARRANKRRKRRASYHAAR, encoded by the exons ATGATCGTCATTCCAGGTTCTGCCACCGAGAAAT GTACACTCGCG ACAGCGAGAAAA TTTCCAGAAGCAACCTCGACTGCAACAAGTGTCTCATCAACGTGGGTTATAACTGCAGAAGGCTGCACAAGG GACGGAGCTCAAAGTAGCTCGAAGAACCCGGCAAACTTCCTCCCAACTTTCCGCGAGAACGAAAGAGCGAGTTTCCGCTCGCGTCAACGATTCCCGCAAACGCGGGCCAACATTCTCCGAACGCGGCGCCGTTCAATGCAGCTCGCTTCTCGGAAAAGGGATGCATGTCAGATACCGATAGGGGAAAAACTCTGGCCGAACTCGAAACGCGGCTCCGCAACTCTACGAATCCGCTCCACTTCCAGCCAGAATCGCGTCCCCCAATTCAGAAGGAGAGCTCTGCTGTCCCTGGCCGACAGCGAATCAAGCGCCGGAAGTCCCTCTCCCAAGTCTCGGAGGATCGTCAAAAAGCATCGAGGCAGGAGACGGCCGGCAGGCCGTCCTAATCTCGCGAGCAGAGCGCAGGCTCGCCTCGGCGCGAAGAAGGAGCTCGCCGAAATCGAGCGTCGAATCGCCGCGGACTTGGACAGGATAAGGGGCTCCTTGAGGCTGGAGAAAAAGTCGGCGCTCGAGGAGGGGCACTCGGCTGGGGGCGATCGGCAAGCGGTCAGCCGCGAACCCGAGCGCGTGGCCTCCGGGCCGGAGGGAAAGAAATTGGTCGCCGAGGCGCTGATAATTTCGAGCCTCGGACGGCGGCTGCCGATCTGCCTGGCGATCGGCGCCGGCGAGCTGGGTCTGGACTACTTTCGCGACTCGAGGAGCGTCCGGCTGGACGAGCTGCTGGAGCTGGCGAGGCGCGGGCTGCGGACGAAGGACGACGAGAGGCTCGAGCAGGAGCTGCGGGATCTGCGCCAATCGGAGAATGAGCGCGGCAACGCTGctgaaagcagcagcagcactggGAATCACTCGAAGAGTAACGAGCACTCGAGGCACGTGAATATTACACCGTACAAGGAGGTTTCGGTGAATAATAACGATCCCTCAGCCGCCTCAGCCGCCTCAGCCGCCTCAGCAGCCGCAGGGGCTGAGCCTCTCGCGGCAAGTTTCCGCGGGAAGGGAACACGTAAATCGAAGGAGAGCGTCTACTACGACGACTATTACGACTACTACGAAAGCAGGAACGCCGGGACGGGAAGAAGGCTGTCCTCGCTCAACGGCCTCAACCTCCGCGTGTCGGGCGAGCTGGGCTACGAGCCGAGCGCGAGGTCGGCGAGAAAGAGCGCCGACCTGAGCGATCTCCTGGCCGAGGGGCGCGAGTACGACGTCGCGGTGCAGGGCAGTCTCCACCTGCACCTGGAGGACCCCGAGGACGCCGGAGCCGCCAAGTCGCATGGCAGGAAGAAGAAGCGCTGCTCCGGCAAGAAGCCCAAGCGCTCGAAGCGCGAGGGGGAGGCGAGGGGAGCGCTGCGGCGCATGGGCGACGAGAAGGCGCCCCGCAAGCGGATCCACGCGAACGCCAAGCTCGTCCGGCTGTCCGCGCCGGAGAAGCAAGGCTCGAGCAGGAGCTTTTGGCGCGGGGacggcgacggcgacgacgagtcCGCCGGGGCTACGGCGAGGTGCGGTTGCGAGGCGACGAGCACTGCCGCGCCGCCTCCGGCCGACTTCACCTCCGTCGCGGTGGACACCCTCGAGCCCGAGACGGGCACGGAGGGGGAGAGGGTGCGCACGAGGACCAGCAGCCCCGAGTGCCACTGCGGCAGCACGGAGACCGCGGCCCGGGACTCGACCGAGTCGCGGACGGAGCCGAGCGCGACGAGCAGCGAGGGGACGACGCCGGGACGAGAGCCGG GTGACGAGCTGCAGCTGCAGAGGGAGAAAATCGCGAGGATGCGGAACATGCTGGAGATCCTGACGTTCGTGAAGAAGCTCGAGCAGCTGATGGCCGAGGGGGGGGCGGCTCCGTTGCGCGTCAGCGACGACACCGGCGGCCTGGAGATCCGGCTGGAGAAGATGTACGCGAGGCCCGGCCGGAACCGCTCGGAATCGCCTCCTGCCGCGATTTCCGCGAGCCCGGAAGGAGCAGCCGAGGCCCTGAGGAAGCACAAGCAGCCGGACGAGCTGCAGGAGGAGCCGATCGAGGCCTACGTGGAGCCGAGGCCTAGGTGGAACGCGACGTACGCGAGGCGCGCGAACAAGAGGCGAAAACGCCGGGCGAGCTACCATGCGGCCCGTTGA